From the genome of Chelonia mydas isolate rCheMyd1 chromosome 2, rCheMyd1.pri.v2, whole genome shotgun sequence, one region includes:
- the C2H18orf21 gene encoding UPF0711 protein C18orf21 homolog translates to MSRRRRFLEGAARALMGTCPAQARFLTWTLHSEKDNKTDREKICPYCFQFLVPDNHRVRLKPKMKLIPRIQKLLNREAKNQKLNLKQTKLLKKYKDSRSVQLVTCNTCNKTTRHHGKSRDFLATATSRSGTPKSRPDPKTQISANKTTPLNPSKSGSKSKSPASTSRTCMAGQSPSSSLSKTPKNTKFHFTQLKRLLNLEEKQKSQKKMDLKNFLSSL, encoded by the exons ATGTCCAGGCGCCGGCGGTTCCTGGAAGGGGCGGCTCGGGCGCTGATGGGCACGTGCCCGGCTCAGGCCCGATTCCTGAC GTGGACGCTTCATTCTGAAAAAG ATAACAAAACCGACAGAGAAAAGATATGCCCTTACTGTTTCCAGTTTTTGGTTCCTGATAATCACAGAGTACGTCTCAAACCCAAGATGAAACTGATTCCACGGATACAGAAACTTCTTAATCGGGAGGCAAAGAACCAAAAACTCAATTTGAAACAGACAAAGCTTTTGAAAAAGTATAAGGACTCAAGAAGTGTTCAG CTGGTTACTTGCAACACATGCAACAAAACAACAAGACATCATGGTAAAAGCAGAGATTTTCTGGCAACAGCAACAAGCCGTTCTGGTACTCCGAAGAGTAGACCAGACCCAAAGACTCAGATATCTGCAAACAAAACGACACCCTTAAACCCCAGTAAATCTGGATCTAAAAGCAAGAGTCCAGCATCAACTTCCAG aaCATGCATGGCTGGACAGTCACCATCCAGTTCTTTGTCCAAGACTCCCAAAAACACTAAATTTCACTTTACTCAGCTAAAACGGTTGCTTAatcttgaagaaaaacaaaagagccAGAAGAAGATGGACCTGAAAAACTTCTTGTCTTCACTTTGA